A single Sphingopyxis chilensis DNA region contains:
- a CDS encoding heparinase II/III family protein — MEGRPLTSAPVDPPLDPGADAASPDDTIEPGKRLIRLPADKGLSLGDRVANAITRLTWRTPLHAFRLKGRFPLKLLGVPADPVPGDTRAGTAIRAGHFLHRGLKLPLGELDFAALNVAPTFADYLHSFGWLRDLAATGTRADGAPIAEAVVRHWLGTHGETVSEPAWKADNSAWRILFWAAHAPLILSSSDLVYRSAVLNHLARAARHLDRVADKTRPGTGQMVAWVGIVAASLLMPGGEPRQVFGEAGLRKVLETSFYADGGNISRSPQAQLDAIMALSMLAKIYDMRRIEVPPFVQEVLARAVPALLGLTHSDGGMGNWQGSGATPAATIQAIVNASGVRTRPLKQARDWGYQRLVANKVVLLADAAPPPIARVTEAGCASTLAFELSDGDERIVVNCGGAALTGATIPADLARGLRTTAAHSTLTLGDSNSTAILPNGSLGKGVTEVELDRRETPQGSRVEMSHDGYARRHGLIHRRLLILSPNGRELRGEDMLLPAPRTRRKGDKGFTLRFHLGPHISASLTADKLGALLRVGGGPLWQFRTSEGALEIEQSLWVDGEGRPHPTEQLVVTGNAPAGGLSVGWIFKHIG; from the coding sequence ATGGAGGGGAGACCGCTGACTTCCGCCCCCGTCGACCCGCCGCTCGACCCCGGCGCCGACGCCGCTTCCCCTGACGATACGATCGAGCCCGGCAAGCGGCTGATCCGCCTGCCCGCCGACAAGGGCCTCTCGCTCGGCGACCGTGTCGCCAACGCGATCACGCGCCTGACCTGGCGCACGCCGCTCCACGCCTTTCGCCTCAAAGGGCGTTTCCCGCTCAAGCTGCTCGGGGTGCCGGCCGACCCGGTACCGGGCGACACGCGCGCGGGCACCGCAATCCGCGCCGGCCATTTCCTGCACCGCGGATTGAAGCTGCCGCTCGGCGAGCTCGACTTTGCGGCGCTGAATGTGGCGCCGACCTTCGCCGACTATCTTCACAGCTTCGGCTGGCTGCGCGATCTCGCCGCGACAGGCACGCGCGCCGATGGCGCGCCGATCGCCGAAGCGGTTGTCCGCCACTGGCTCGGCACCCACGGCGAAACGGTGAGCGAACCCGCGTGGAAGGCCGACAATAGCGCGTGGCGCATCCTCTTCTGGGCCGCGCACGCGCCGCTGATCCTGTCGTCGAGCGACCTCGTCTATCGCTCAGCGGTGCTCAACCATCTCGCGCGCGCGGCGCGCCACCTCGACCGCGTCGCCGACAAGACACGGCCGGGCACGGGGCAGATGGTCGCGTGGGTCGGCATCGTCGCCGCGTCGCTGCTGATGCCCGGCGGCGAGCCGCGGCAGGTATTCGGCGAGGCAGGGCTGCGCAAGGTTCTCGAAACGAGCTTTTACGCCGACGGCGGCAATATCTCGCGCTCGCCGCAGGCGCAGCTCGACGCGATCATGGCGCTGTCGATGCTCGCGAAAATATACGACATGCGCCGCATCGAAGTGCCGCCTTTCGTGCAGGAGGTGCTGGCACGCGCGGTCCCCGCGCTGCTTGGCCTCACCCACAGCGATGGCGGCATGGGCAACTGGCAGGGTAGCGGGGCGACGCCGGCCGCGACGATCCAGGCGATCGTGAACGCGAGCGGGGTTCGCACCCGCCCGCTCAAACAGGCGCGCGACTGGGGGTATCAGCGCCTCGTCGCGAACAAGGTCGTGCTGCTTGCCGATGCGGCGCCGCCGCCGATCGCTCGCGTGACCGAGGCCGGCTGCGCCTCGACGCTCGCCTTCGAACTCAGCGACGGCGACGAGCGCATCGTCGTCAATTGCGGCGGCGCGGCGCTGACCGGCGCGACAATCCCCGCCGATCTCGCGCGCGGGCTGCGCACTACCGCGGCGCATTCGACGCTGACGCTCGGCGACAGCAATTCGACCGCGATCCTGCCCAACGGCTCGCTCGGCAAGGGTGTCACGGAAGTCGAGCTCGACCGCCGCGAGACCCCGCAGGGCAGCCGCGTCGAGATGAGCCACGACGGCTATGCGCGGCGCCACGGGCTGATCCATCGCCGCCTGCTGATCCTGTCGCCGAACGGACGCGAGCTCCGCGGCGAGGACATGCTGCTCCCCGCCCCGCGCACGCGGCGCAAGGGCGACAAGGGCTTTACGCTACGCTTTCACCTCGGCCCGCATATCTCCGCCAGCCTGACCGCCGACAAATTGGGCGCGCTGCTCCGCGTCGGCGGCGGCCCGCTGTGGCAATTCCGCACCTCGGAAGGCGCGCTCGAAATCGAGCAGAGCCTGTGGGTCGACGGCGAAGGCCGCCCGCACCCGACCGAGCAGCTCGTCGTCACCGGCAACGCACCCGCGGGCGGCCTCAGCGTGGGGTGGATCTTCAAGCATATCGGTTGA
- the rpe gene encoding ribulose-phosphate 3-epimerase — protein MIGSTTPVRIAPSILSADFAKLGEEVRAIESAGADWVHIDVMDGHYVPNLTIGPAVVKALRPHSTLPFDVHLMISPVDHFLDAFAAAGADIITVHPEAGPHIHRTVQHIKSLGKQAGVSLNPATPAKMLDYLIDDIDLVLIMSVNPGFGGQSFISSQLRKIEAVKKMIEKSGRDIRLEVDGGIDAGTAPLAIDAGADVLVAGTATFKGGPDAYADNIRRLRGA, from the coding sequence ATGATCGGCTCCACAACTCCCGTCCGCATCGCCCCTTCGATCCTGAGCGCCGATTTCGCGAAGCTGGGCGAGGAAGTGCGCGCGATCGAGAGCGCGGGCGCCGACTGGGTCCATATCGACGTCATGGACGGCCATTATGTCCCCAATCTGACGATCGGCCCGGCGGTGGTAAAGGCGCTGCGCCCGCATTCGACCCTGCCCTTCGACGTCCATCTGATGATTTCGCCGGTCGACCATTTCCTCGACGCCTTTGCCGCGGCGGGCGCCGACATCATCACCGTCCACCCCGAGGCGGGGCCGCACATCCACCGCACCGTCCAGCACATCAAATCGCTCGGCAAGCAGGCCGGCGTGTCGCTCAATCCCGCGACCCCGGCGAAGATGCTCGATTATCTGATCGACGACATCGACCTGGTGCTGATCATGAGCGTCAACCCGGGCTTCGGCGGCCAGAGCTTCATTTCGAGCCAGCTTCGCAAAATCGAGGCGGTCAAAAAGATGATCGAGAAATCGGGCCGCGACATCCGGCTGGAAGTCGATGGCGGGATCGATGCCGGGACCGCGCCGCTCGCGATCGACGCCGGTGCCGACGTGCTGGTGGCGGGCACCGCGACCTTCAAGGGCGGGCCGGACGCCTATGCCGACAATATCCGGCGGCTGCGCGGAGCCTGA
- a CDS encoding toxin-antitoxin system HicB family antitoxin has protein sequence MAASAKKAFALRLDPALYAEIERMAAAELRSANAEIEVLLREALERRGVRVKQSQAPKRGRPPKEES, from the coding sequence ATGGCTGCATCCGCCAAGAAAGCCTTCGCCCTCCGTCTCGATCCGGCGCTCTACGCCGAGATCGAGCGGATGGCAGCGGCCGAATTGCGCAGCGCCAACGCAGAGATTGAGGTCTTGCTACGCGAGGCGCTGGAGCGGCGCGGCGTAAGGGTCAAACAATCGCAAGCCCCGAAACGGGGCCGCCCGCCGAAGGAGGAGAGCTGA
- a CDS encoding SPFH domain-containing protein, with protein sequence MSDSSGAAGLTPTREVRAATASGYVMLLVWLLLFGVAIWAAATNLGGDVDWNWKWGLVVASGIAGTVILCGFYLINPNEAAAIQLFGSYKGTDRESGLRWVLPWLTRKKIAVRANNVISDKIKVNDLRGNPIEMAAQVVWRVTDTAQALFDVDDYKEFVMAQIEAAVRSIGSRYPYDDIEHQEVTLRGNHDEVGVELRKALIERLSVAGITVDECGLTHLAYAQEIAGAMLRRQQAEAVISARKKLVEGAVGMVEMALEQLSAKNVVDLDDERRAAMVSNLMVVLCSERDTQPVVNAGSLY encoded by the coding sequence ATGAGCGATTCGAGTGGTGCGGCGGGCTTGACCCCGACGAGAGAGGTCCGCGCGGCGACAGCCAGCGGCTATGTGATGCTGTTGGTCTGGCTGCTTTTGTTTGGCGTCGCCATCTGGGCGGCGGCGACCAATCTCGGCGGCGACGTCGACTGGAACTGGAAGTGGGGCCTTGTCGTCGCGAGCGGTATCGCCGGCACCGTCATCCTGTGCGGTTTCTACCTGATCAACCCGAATGAGGCGGCGGCTATCCAGCTGTTCGGCAGCTACAAGGGCACCGACCGCGAAAGCGGGCTGCGCTGGGTGCTGCCGTGGCTGACGCGCAAGAAGATCGCGGTGCGCGCGAACAACGTGATTTCCGACAAGATCAAGGTCAACGACCTGCGCGGCAACCCGATCGAGATGGCGGCGCAGGTCGTGTGGCGCGTCACCGACACCGCACAGGCGCTGTTCGACGTCGACGATTACAAGGAATTCGTGATGGCGCAGATCGAGGCGGCGGTGCGCTCGATCGGTTCGCGATATCCCTATGACGATATCGAGCATCAGGAAGTCACGCTGCGCGGCAATCACGACGAGGTCGGGGTCGAGCTGCGCAAGGCATTGATCGAACGACTGTCGGTCGCCGGGATCACCGTCGACGAATGCGGCCTGACGCACCTTGCCTACGCGCAGGAAATCGCCGGCGCGATGCTTCGCCGCCAGCAGGCCGAGGCGGTGATCTCGGCGCGCAAGAAGCTGGTCGAAGGCGCGGTCGGCATGGTCGAAATGGCATTGGAGCAGCTCAGCGCCAAGAATGTCGTCGATCTCGACGACGAGCGTCGCGCCGCGATGGTATCGAACCTGATGGTCGTGCTGTGCAGCGAGCGCGACACGCAGCCGGTCGTGAACGCCGGATCGCTTTACTGA
- a CDS encoding M3 family metallopeptidase produces MSRTAQPFARSLSILLASTAMMVGYSQMTVTAAEPTAAAKPAATAPAGENPLLQPWTGPFEGVPPWDKMDPELFPDAFTKGMAETRAQVQAVIDNPEAPTFENTHVPMMLAGETMERVFAMWGVQTSNKSNDRVEDIDAEWSPKLTTFYTELFLDPKLFARYKAVYDKRHSSGLDAQQIRIVERSYDEMVRDGANLSPADKTKLVEMNSKLEGLFSAFSSKLLGDEKLYTFVTDKDELAGLEPSFVASLAAAAEANGKPGQWAIKNTRSSAQPVLQGATNRALRERVYKAFVSRGDNGDANDTNATIAEILKLRQQRAELLGFPTHAHYRMADTMAKTPEAAMGLMMKVWPAAVARVKEEVADMQAIADQEAKAGKGPKITIEPWDYRFYAEKVRKDKYDLDESEVKPYLQLDKLTQGMFWAAGQLYDLGFRENTGTIPVFDPKVRTFEVYNLKTNENVGVFYLDNFARDGKRSGAWMTTYRSQQTLGGERNVLASNNNNFTEAAKGEPTLISLDDATTLFHEFGHGIHYLLQQVNYPALAGVPRDFVEYPSQVNENWLMTPEVLSKYATHYKTGEPMPQALVDKILASNKFNQGFDTVEYLASAIVDMKLHDRKAPPTDVDRFERETLAEIGMPKEIVMRHRLPQFGHLFSSDAYSAGYYSYLWSETMDADTWAAFTEAGGPWDRSVADKFRTILLMTGNETDRAEAYRAFRGRDPDVKALLEKRGFPTE; encoded by the coding sequence ATGTCGCGCACCGCGCAGCCCTTTGCCCGTTCTTTGTCGATCCTGCTTGCATCCACCGCGATGATGGTGGGTTATAGCCAGATGACCGTGACCGCCGCCGAACCGACCGCCGCCGCCAAGCCGGCCGCCACCGCCCCCGCGGGCGAAAACCCCCTGCTCCAGCCCTGGACCGGCCCGTTCGAAGGGGTGCCGCCGTGGGACAAGATGGACCCCGAGCTGTTCCCCGACGCCTTTACCAAGGGCATGGCGGAAACCAGGGCGCAGGTGCAGGCGGTCATCGACAACCCCGAAGCGCCGACCTTCGAGAATACCCATGTCCCGATGATGCTAGCGGGCGAGACGATGGAGCGCGTCTTCGCGATGTGGGGCGTGCAGACCTCGAACAAGTCGAACGACCGCGTCGAGGATATCGACGCCGAATGGAGCCCGAAGCTCACCACCTTCTATACCGAGCTGTTCCTCGATCCGAAGCTCTTCGCGCGCTACAAGGCGGTTTACGACAAGCGCCATTCGAGCGGTCTCGACGCGCAGCAGATTCGCATCGTCGAGCGCAGCTATGACGAAATGGTGCGCGACGGCGCCAATCTGTCGCCGGCCGACAAGACGAAGCTCGTCGAAATGAACTCGAAGCTCGAAGGGCTGTTTTCGGCCTTTTCTTCGAAGCTGCTCGGCGACGAAAAGCTTTATACCTTCGTCACCGACAAGGATGAGCTGGCGGGCCTCGAGCCGAGCTTCGTCGCCTCGCTCGCCGCAGCGGCCGAAGCCAATGGCAAGCCCGGCCAGTGGGCGATCAAGAACACCCGCTCGTCGGCGCAGCCAGTGCTGCAGGGCGCGACCAACCGCGCGCTTCGCGAACGCGTTTACAAGGCGTTCGTCAGCCGCGGCGACAATGGCGACGCGAACGACACCAATGCGACCATTGCCGAGATATTGAAGCTGCGCCAGCAGCGCGCCGAGTTGCTCGGCTTCCCGACGCACGCGCATTACCGCATGGCCGACACGATGGCGAAGACCCCCGAAGCCGCGATGGGCCTGATGATGAAGGTGTGGCCTGCCGCGGTCGCCCGCGTGAAGGAGGAGGTCGCCGACATGCAGGCGATCGCCGATCAGGAGGCCAAAGCCGGCAAGGGGCCGAAGATCACGATCGAGCCGTGGGACTATCGCTTCTATGCCGAGAAGGTCCGCAAGGACAAATACGACCTCGATGAGAGCGAGGTGAAGCCCTATCTCCAGCTCGACAAGCTGACGCAGGGCATGTTCTGGGCGGCGGGGCAGCTCTACGACCTCGGTTTCCGCGAAAACACCGGCACCATCCCCGTTTTCGACCCCAAGGTCCGCACCTTCGAGGTCTATAATCTCAAGACGAACGAGAATGTCGGCGTCTTCTACCTCGACAATTTCGCGCGTGATGGGAAGCGCTCGGGTGCGTGGATGACGACCTATCGCAGCCAGCAGACGCTGGGCGGCGAACGCAATGTGCTCGCGTCGAACAACAATAATTTCACCGAAGCCGCCAAGGGCGAGCCGACGCTGATCAGCCTCGACGATGCGACCACCTTGTTCCACGAATTCGGCCACGGCATCCATTACCTGCTCCAGCAGGTCAATTATCCCGCGCTCGCCGGGGTGCCGCGCGACTTCGTCGAATATCCGAGCCAGGTAAACGAGAATTGGCTGATGACCCCCGAAGTGCTGTCGAAATATGCGACGCACTACAAGACGGGCGAACCGATGCCGCAAGCGCTGGTCGACAAGATCCTCGCGTCGAACAAGTTCAACCAGGGGTTCGACACGGTCGAATATCTGGCGAGCGCGATCGTCGACATGAAGCTGCACGACCGCAAGGCGCCGCCGACCGACGTCGACCGGTTCGAACGCGAGACGCTGGCGGAAATCGGGATGCCGAAGGAGATCGTCATGCGGCACCGCCTGCCGCAGTTCGGCCATCTGTTCAGCTCCGACGCCTATTCGGCGGGCTATTACTCCTACCTCTGGTCGGAAACGATGGACGCCGACACCTGGGCGGCCTTCACCGAAGCTGGCGGCCCGTGGGACCGCAGCGTCGCCGACAAGTTCCGCACCATATTGCTGATGACCGGCAACGAAACCGACCGCGCCGAGGCCTATCGCGCCTTCCGCGGCCGCGATCCCGACGTCAAGGCGCTGCTCGAAAAGCGGGGTTTTCCTACCGAATAG
- a CDS encoding SMP-30/gluconolactonase/LRE family protein, with protein MVDLLFDAGALLGESPRWHAREARLYWVDIDAQQIHRLDLASGTHEWMQLDEPVGCVAPRAGGGLVAALGNGCALIDEWGAAPRPFGPAALAGLPHQRFNDGCVDGAGRLWVGSLTADKPRRDAALYRLDPDGTLIEVFGGLMTSNGAAFSPDGRTFYHADTPTHRIHAYDVDPATGELGGKRLFHEFPEGNGRPDGAAVDAEGCYWSALWDGWRVVRLSPAGELIQTVNLPVQRPTMIAFGGPDLQTAFVTSAGKNLTDEEREAQPHAGGIFSFRVDVPGLIQPGFGA; from the coding sequence ATGGTAGACCTCCTCTTCGATGCCGGCGCGCTGCTCGGCGAATCGCCGCGCTGGCATGCCCGCGAAGCCCGCCTCTATTGGGTCGATATCGACGCGCAGCAGATCCACCGGCTCGATCTCGCGAGCGGCACGCACGAATGGATGCAGCTGGACGAGCCCGTCGGCTGCGTCGCGCCGCGCGCCGGGGGCGGGCTGGTCGCGGCGCTCGGCAACGGCTGCGCGCTGATCGACGAATGGGGCGCGGCGCCGCGTCCCTTCGGTCCGGCGGCGCTCGCGGGCCTGCCGCACCAGCGCTTCAACGACGGCTGCGTCGATGGTGCCGGGCGACTGTGGGTCGGCAGCCTGACCGCCGACAAGCCCCGGCGCGACGCGGCGCTCTATCGGCTCGATCCCGATGGCACACTTATCGAAGTCTTCGGCGGGCTGATGACGAGCAATGGCGCGGCGTTCAGCCCCGACGGGCGGACCTTCTATCACGCCGACACCCCGACGCACCGCATCCACGCCTATGACGTCGATCCCGCGACCGGCGAGCTTGGCGGCAAGCGACTGTTCCACGAATTTCCTGAGGGCAACGGCCGCCCCGACGGCGCGGCGGTCGATGCCGAGGGTTGTTACTGGTCGGCGCTGTGGGACGGCTGGCGCGTCGTGCGCCTGTCGCCTGCGGGCGAACTCATCCAGACGGTCAACCTCCCGGTGCAGCGCCCGACGATGATCGCCTTCGGCGGGCCCGACCTCCAGACCGCCTTCGTCACCAGCGCGGGCAAGAATCTGACCGACGAGGAGCGCGAGGCGCAGCCGCATGCCGGCGGGATCTTCAGCTTCCGCGTCGATGTGCCTGGCCTGATCCAGCCGGGTTTTGGCGCCTAG